Proteins encoded together in one Venturia canescens isolate UGA chromosome 10, ASM1945775v1, whole genome shotgun sequence window:
- the LOC122416826 gene encoding adenylate cyclase type 2-like isoform X4 produces the protein MTQVDFKGSLPDVVTCSVVGALLFPVIALSFRTKLIARETYLPVVLSFLIIILLVIGDLAVPLWYMMNCTEDTPVIRPAYATHVLLACYVFLPLTENIHAFILGITATLCYLASLSLVTYRNMPGYPGRIIADAIYFACVNGLGLYFRFMNEIVIRRSFLDRRKCVESTLRLNYEKDQEEQLTRSILPQHFAAKIKKDFRDIFKFIEEHKKPPPKGRRRNDLYVETHNNVSILYADVVNFSGLTVTLPVRKLVETLNDLFGSFDEASERHNVLRIKFLGDCYYCVSGVPTPNIHHAKSCVDLGLDMIKIIKEVRARVRRESGVDINMRIGVHSGKIISGILGANKWQYDVWSRDVVIANKMEQTGKPGKVHVTQQTLNLLDASQYDCVPVEALNDETLKKYDIRSYLITPTVEGSPISQNSEKILPVTRPSTPPTQSKHYVRWYSVRPSTSVGASSRSARRATTNMSNNHADVFAGTFRRRTHFMDSCLKDYHLMLKAADAEMENAIKQMPLSKWEQWFKWEHINPLFLTFSQLSWEVPFLREPDPLFKFYVGCAVLVLLCMGLIFLVPSVFSGFHLSTTFGYTIAVLFLIALLPLTWMHFVWNRCKDPHDEYEGHVPQPKNKLLHFMYQTSIKVVWSALLRTTLYLVITIMLAACAMFDMLFECKNEDAIKSNNATSAIAANGASDAACISKPWQISETCSLAILTSFLFLRVHFALKLLIGIAIVLFYAWNIFSYRSVIFQGDETWNPHLEPRLAHILNVVFLTFSLHLIDRQAEYLSRLDYQWKRQLMKEQDEAFHTRNANKLLLRNILPEHVADFYLNMNRTDENELYHKAHENVAVMFASLTDLSIDESNILIDLNEIICEFDKLLFEPSFVCRIEKIKIAGTTYMAACGLEAHRRDSMRNEEKDEDHVVKVMAEFASQMMSVLDRLNIEAFPNTKPYKLRIGISHGEVTAGVVGSQKPLYDIWGDAVNMASRMDTTGVPGKIQVTTETAAVLEHNGIKCDLRGETWVKPKGLVTTYFIGVDEKRRLLRVESLEETNL, from the exons ATGACG CAGGTGGATTTCAAGGGCTCGCTACCGGACGTGGTAACATGCAGCGTGGTGGGAGCTCTCTTATTTCCGGTAATAGCGTTGTCCTTCAGGACGAAGTTGATCGCTCGAGAGACGTACCTTCCGGTGGTGCTTTCGTTCCTGATAATAATATTGCTGGTGATCGGTGACCTGGCTGTGCCTCTGTGGTACATGATGAATTGCACGGAAGACACGCCGGTGATAAG ACCCGCATACGCCACTCACGTATTACTCGCGTGCTACGTCTTTCTACCATTGACGGAGAACATCCACGCTTTTATACTCGGAATCACCGCGACGTTGTGCTACCTCGCGAGTTTATCGCTCGTTACTTACAGAAATATGCCCGGTTATCCTGGAAGA ATCATCGCCGATGCCATTTACTTCGCGTGTGTCAACGGCCTCGGTCTCTACTTCAGATTCATGAACGAAATTGTCATCAGACGCTCGTTCCTCGACAGACGGAAATGCGTCGAGTCAACTCTCAGACTCAATTACGAAAAGGATCAGGAA gaaCAATTAACCCGGAGCATTTTGCCTCAGCACTTTGCTGCtaagataaaaaaagattttcgagacattttcaaatttatcgaagAACACAAAAAACCACCGCCCAAAGGGCGACGACGCAA cgATCTTTACGTCGAGACGCACAACAACGTGAGCATTTTGTATGCGGACGTCGTGAATTTTTCGGGCTTGACCGTGACGCTGcccgtgagaaaattggtgGAAACCTTGAACGATTTGTTCGGCAGTTTTGACGAGGCCTCCGAACGCCACAACGTTTTGCGGATCAAGTTCCTGGGAGATTGTTACTACTGCGTCAGTGGTGTGCCGACTCCGAATATTCACCACGCCAAAAGCTGCGTTGATCTCG GATTGGACATGATCAAAATAATAAAGGAAGTGCGAGCACGCGTAAGACGCGAGAGTGGAGTCGATATTAACATGCGAATTGGTGTTCACTCGGGCAAAATAATATCAGGAATTTTGGGAGCAAATAAATGGCAGTACGACGTGTGGTCGCGTGACGTTGTAATAGCGAACAAAATGGAGCAAACTGGTAAGCCCGGCAAGGTGCACGTGACACAACAAACTCTGAATCTTTTGGACGCGAGTCAATACGACTGCGTGCCAGTGGAGGCCCTCAATGACGAGACCCTTAAGAAATATGACATTAGAAGTTACCTCATTACACCCACGGTTGAAGGATCGCCGATATCGCAG AACAGCGAGAAGATCTTGCCTGTCACGAGGCCATCAACACCTCCGACTCAAAGCAAACATTACGTCAGATGGTACAGTGTACGACCGAGTACGAGCGTTGGTGCATCCTCGAGAAGTGCACGAAGAGCAACCACCAATATGAGCAACAATCACGCTGACGTATTCGCTGGTACGTTTCGACGTCGAACTCATTTCATGGATTCCTGTCTCAAGGACTATCACTTAATGCTCAAGGCAGCCGATGCCGAAATGGAAAACGCCATCAAGCAAATGCCTCTGAGCAAATGGGA ACAATGGTTCAAATGGGAACACATAAATCCTCTTTTCCTCACGTTTTCCCAACTGAGTTGGGAAGTTCCATTCTTACGAGAGCCTGATCCCCTGTTTAAATTCTACGTGGGATGTGCTGTTCTCGTGTTACTCTGCATGGGCCTAATTTTCCTGGTACCAAGTGTCTTTTCCGG ATTCCATTTGAGTACCACTTTTGGCTACACAATCGCTGTGCTCTTTCTAATCGCTCTGTTGCCACTCACGTGGATGCATTTTGTTTGGAATCGTTGTAAGGATCCCCACGACGAGTACGAAGGCCATGTGCCACAGCCGAAAAACAAATTGCTTCATTTTATGTATCAGACCAGCATCAAG GTCGTCTGGAGTGCATTACTGAGAACAACGCTTTATCTGGTGATAACGATAATGTTGGCGGCGTGTGCAATGTTCGACATGTTG TTCGAGTGTAAAAATGAAGATGCAATCAAAAGCAACAACGCGACCTCGGCCATAGCAGCAAATGGTGCATCGGATGCTGCGTGCATCTCGAAACCGTGG CAAATTTCGGAAACATGCTCGTTAGCGATTCTCACGAGTTTCCTTTTTCTGAGAGTTCACTTCGCCCTGAAGCTCTTGATCGGTATCGCCATCGTCCTTTTCTACGCTTGGAACATTTTCTCCTACAGATCGGTCATTTTCCAG GGAGACGAAACTTGGAATCCTCATTTGGAGCCGAGATTAGCTCACATTCTGAACGttgtttttctcactttttctctgcaCCTCATAGATCGTCAG GCAGAATACCTGAGTAGATTGGACTATCAGTGGAAGCGTCAATTGATGAAGGAGCAGGACGAGGCTTTCCACACGAGAAATGCAAACAAATTGTTGTTACGAAACATTTTACCCGAGCACGTAG CTGATTTCTATCTGAACATGAACAGAACGGATGAGAACGAATTGTATCACAAAGCCCACGAAAACGTGGCGGTAATGTTCGCCTCCTTGACGGACCTGTCGATCGACGAGAGCAACATTCTCATCGATTTGAACGAGATAATATGCGAATTTGACAAATTATTGTTCGAGCCAAGTTTCGTGTGCAGAATTGAGAAAATCAAAATCGCCGGAACGACCTACATGGCGGCCTGTGGCCTCGAAGCTCACCGGAGAGATTCGATGAGAAATGAGGAAAAGGACGAGGATCACGTTGTCAAAGTTATGGCAGAATTTGCATCTCAAATGATGTCTGTTCTCGACAGACTCAATATCGAAGCGTTCCCGAACACCAAACCTTACAA ACTGCGCATTGGGATATCGCACGGGGAAGTGACTGCAGGAGTAGTGGGTTCGCAAAAGCCTCTCTACGATATTTGGGGTGACGCTGTGAACATGGCATCGAGGATGGACACTACTGGAGTGCCAGGAAAAATTCAG GTGACGACCGAGACAGCGGCGGTTTTGGAGCACAACGGTATAAAGTGTGATTTACGAGGTGAAACGTGGGTTAAACCGAAGGGTCTGGTTACGACGTATTTCATCGGGGTTGACGAGAAGCGACGACTTCTGAGGGTGGAATCCTTGGAAGAGACGAATTTGTGA